The Syntrophorhabdus sp. sequence GTTTCCATCCGAAGGAACACGAGGTTGAAGGATACGCGATCATCTACATAATCGCCGATGCCATGAAGAGGACGAAGCTCACGGGCAACCTCGAAAAGGACCGCGACCTTTTGCGCCAGTCCCTGCTGAAGACCAACATGTCGACAGTCTTCGGAAAGGTGAAATTCGGCAACTGGACAGGCCCCCTTGGGGACAAGTACACGAACCAGAACATCTACTCTCCTGACCACTCCGTGCTTGCCCAGTGGCGTGACGGGAAACTGCTGAATGTGTACCCCAAGGCGAATGCGGAAGTAACCGCTGTGTTCCCTGATCCCTCAACAAAAAAATAACCAGCGGGTAGAACATGGAGACACTTGTCCAGAGCTTGGTAAGCGGCATACTGACGGGATCCCTGTACGCGATGATAGGGGTGGGACTTACCATAATCTTCGGGGTGATGCGCATCATCAACATGGCCCACGGCGACATGGTGATGCTCGGGATGTACAGCTCCTTCTGGGCGCTGACCCTGTGGCACATCGACCCCTTCGTGTCGATCATTCTTTGGGTGCCCGTCGCCTTTCTTATCGGTATGCTCACATACCGTTTCCTTCTGAAGAAGATCGTGCCTGCGGGTGAACTCAACACCTTGCTTTACACGGCCGGTCTTTCACTGTTCGTATCGAACCTGGTGCTCCTTGTCTGGACAGGTGATTATCGTACGATCAAGCTTGACTACGCGGTCATGCCTTTACGGCCATTCGGGATAGCCGTGCCGATCCCGCTCGCAATAGCGTTCGGTATGGCTATCCTGATCACCGCGCTTTTATACTGGTTCCTCGTGAAGACCGATACCGGCAGGGCCATCAGGGCGACAAGCCAGGAACCCATGGCCGCGGCATTGATGGGTGTGAATGCCGCCCAGATGGAGATGCTCACCTTCGGCCTCGGGACCGCGCTGGCATGCGGGGCGGGAGTGCTGCTGGCCCCGTCTCTCTATCTCTACCCGACTGTCGGCGAGATCCTGGTGGCGAAGTGCTTCGTGATCGTCGTGCTGGGCGGTCTCGGCTCCGTCCAGGGGGCGATCGCGGGAGGGCTGCTCCTCGGGGTGGTGGAATCCTTAGGAGCGGTCTACGTATCGGTTCCTTACAAGGATGCAATAGGGTTTGTCATCTTCCTGCTCGTTCTGCTGTTCAGACCTTCAGGACTTTTCGGGGTTGGTAAATCATGAAAAAGACAGCGTTGATCATTCTGGGGTTGATCATTCTGGGAATAGCCCCGATCGTTATCCACTCGCCGTTCTTCGTGCACCTCATGATCATGGTGCTCATGTGGACCGTACTCGGCGCGTCATGGAACATACTTGGAGGGTACGCGGGACAGGTCTCGTTCGGGCACGCGACGTTTCTCGGCGCCGGGGCCTACACGACCATGATCCTCTACCTGAAGTGCGGCATCGATCCATGGTACGGCATCTTCCTCGGCGGGCTAGTGGCCATGGCGATCTCGCTGCCGATAGGCTTCATATGCTTTCGCCTGCGCGGCCCCTACTTTGCCCTGTCAACCCTTGCCGTCGCCGAGATCGTGAGGCTTGTGGCCCTCAACTGGGAATCGTTGACGGCGGGCCCCGTGGGTCTCCTCATAACGACCCTTCCCAGGGTCAGCTTCCTGGGCCAGGCCATAAACTGGGAGAGCAAGGTCCCCTTCTATTATATCATCGCCGTTATTACCTTGATCGCGCTGATCATAACCTATATAGTGTCGAGGACCCGTATCGGCGCGTACCTGCTTGCCCTGAGAGAGGACATCGACAGCGCCGAGTCCATCGGGATCAACACGGTGAAGGCAAGGGTTGTGGCACTCGCTCTGTCGGCGTTCCTGGCCGGGATAGCGGGGGGTTTCTACGCGATGTACCTGCGGTATGTCGACCCCGACGCCGTCTTCTCCATAGGCCTTTCCGTCGAGATGCTCTTCATAGCGATTGTCGGCGGGCTGGCGACGGTCGGAGGCCCCCTGATCGGTGCCATCGTCCTCGTTACCCTCGGCGAAAGCTTCCGGGAGCATTTTCTCTCGGGCCACCTCATCTTCTATGGTTTTTTCATGATGGTTGCCATCAGGTACATGCCCGATGGAGTGTGGGGGCGCCTCAATGTGCTTTTCAAAAAACTTCGTTTGAAGAAGGATGCAAACCATGGCACTGCTTGATGTTCAGGGGCTCACCAAATGCTTCGGCGGCCTGAAGGCTGTTTCCGACCTTTCCTTCCAGGTGAATGAAGGAGAGATCCTCGGCCTTATCGGACCCAATGGTGCGGGCAAGACGACCGTTTTCAGCCTGATAACGGGTTTCATTCCCGCCAACCAGGGCAAGGTCCTTCTCGAAGGCAAGGACATCGCGGGACTCAAGCCCTATTCGATCGCGCATAAGGGCATGGCACGGACCTTCCAGATCGTCAAGCCCTTCCGGAAACTGACGGTTCTCGAGAACGTGAGCCTCGCGGCCTTCCTGAGGCACTCCGCGAGAAAGGACGCCGAGGCACAGGCGCGCCGGGTGCTGGAACGGGTCGAGCTCAGCGACAAGGCCGAAGCTTATGCGTCGGATCTGACGTTGAGTGAACAGAAACGGCTGGAGATCGCCCGGGCCCTCGCGACGGACCCGAAGGTCCTTCTTCTCGACGAACCCATGGGAGGGCTCAACCCGACGGAGATCGATCACGCGTCGGTCCTCGTGAGGGACATCTGCAAGAGCGGTGTGACCATCGTCTGGGTGGAGCATGTCCTGAAGGCCATCATGAGTTCCTGCCACAGGGTCATAGTGATACATCACGGCGAAAAGATAGCCGATATGCCGCCGGAGGAGGTCGTCACGAACCCGGTGGTGATCGAGGCGTATCTCGGCAAGAAGGCCAATTCCTACAAAAAAGGCGAACCAATATGCTGAAGATCGAGAATCTTGAAGTCTCCTACGGAAGGGCGCAGGTGCTCTGGGGTGTGTCCCTGAAC is a genomic window containing:
- a CDS encoding branched-chain amino acid ABC transporter permease — its product is METLVQSLVSGILTGSLYAMIGVGLTIIFGVMRIINMAHGDMVMLGMYSSFWALTLWHIDPFVSIILWVPVAFLIGMLTYRFLLKKIVPAGELNTLLYTAGLSLFVSNLVLLVWTGDYRTIKLDYAVMPLRPFGIAVPIPLAIAFGMAILITALLYWFLVKTDTGRAIRATSQEPMAAALMGVNAAQMEMLTFGLGTALACGAGVLLAPSLYLYPTVGEILVAKCFVIVVLGGLGSVQGAIAGGLLLGVVESLGAVYVSVPYKDAIGFVIFLLVLLFRPSGLFGVGKS
- a CDS encoding ABC transporter ATP-binding protein, giving the protein MALLDVQGLTKCFGGLKAVSDLSFQVNEGEILGLIGPNGAGKTTVFSLITGFIPANQGKVLLEGKDIAGLKPYSIAHKGMARTFQIVKPFRKLTVLENVSLAAFLRHSARKDAEAQARRVLERVELSDKAEAYASDLTLSEQKRLEIARALATDPKVLLLDEPMGGLNPTEIDHASVLVRDICKSGVTIVWVEHVLKAIMSSCHRVIVIHHGEKIADMPPEEVVTNPVVIEAYLGKKANSYKKGEPIC
- a CDS encoding branched-chain amino acid ABC transporter permease, encoding MKKTALIILGLIILGIAPIVIHSPFFVHLMIMVLMWTVLGASWNILGGYAGQVSFGHATFLGAGAYTTMILYLKCGIDPWYGIFLGGLVAMAISLPIGFICFRLRGPYFALSTLAVAEIVRLVALNWESLTAGPVGLLITTLPRVSFLGQAINWESKVPFYYIIAVITLIALIITYIVSRTRIGAYLLALREDIDSAESIGINTVKARVVALALSAFLAGIAGGFYAMYLRYVDPDAVFSIGLSVEMLFIAIVGGLATVGGPLIGAIVLVTLGESFREHFLSGHLIFYGFFMMVAIRYMPDGVWGRLNVLFKKLRLKKDANHGTA